The Drosophila mauritiana strain mau12 chromosome 2R, ASM438214v1, whole genome shotgun sequence genome has a segment encoding these proteins:
- the LOC117135412 gene encoding serine/threonine-protein kinase 10 isoform X3, giving the protein MSFITNLKKVFHLGGGEAKKKRLYNNIKMDTDPAEFWEMVGELGDGAFGKVYKAQHKEQKRFAAAKMCQLEDEENLSDHMVEIDILSEIKHPNIVELYEAFSIDDKLWMLIEYCDGGALDSIMVELEKPLTEPQIAYVCKHMTEGLTFLHRNKVIHRDLKAGNVLLTMEGGVKLADFGVSAKNKHTMQKHDTFIGTPYWMAPELVLCETFRDNPYDHKVDIWSLGITLIELAQMEPPNSEMSPMRVLLKIQKSEPPKLEQPSRWSKEFNDFLKKSLVKDPQVRPTTDVLMQHAFINRNLDAKPIKDLLLEYKAEVVEEVVDDETEEPRNSALQLDLDDDSASLQSQDIDKLPGTPTSILRDAKEQSQPSSSLPIAAAATAAAAATTTTKATTPDRPNHTKDDNAEAAAQQPPHTKVPAPAPPSSQQTPPPQVQQPPTPPAQPTAAVLQKKPEDVAAVAETSEKTESDKKHFVKKGKAPPPPSPLGLANAKPAASDSQTSPKKLATPEPTSPVTTAIEVAIGQEAMEPKPQPPSPTASSIVSVQSVASSSSSGRVSNAVLSSSTSLITINSDPPTPHHHQPLPPQPQHLVLPNSLESVSQITVVTSTHPPVIIDNSVVPPQNEVIIVSNDMNKSTHLHESSTDDDFPSLDDSLGDATTPPHKQSSMILAVNEPAGVVPAPPSQPQTSSTVHARKLDESEVLIVSPSYADDDSAYNTASGSHSHDHSDHLMDTSHVSVVTVGDEGVKVKDSSNELGKRQPNGVGIVPEDVNIIVNRFKQEKRSPDSSLSENGSVRGRRGIEVLVGGSGGSDVDSIGTNTSQESRHETDHNNKQQYPAAALMPPPPPSLTNNHNHETIDEEEEVVIRPKARVPAVVKSANAQGLTKEEIELRNLRKKTRKRTRKFEIDGVQMTTTTSRVIYGDDENGRIYDDHDFRKQELRELKLLQKQEKKQQTELHLKEQQAKEQQDRRFEQERSSLEKTYEADMDMLARQHKQLVEKTEQTQENELRSSSKRIRSEQEQELKIFRENLKQEIRLLKQEVDLFPKDKRKDEFKQRRSAMELDHEEKERAFLDSLKERHELLLRRLSEKHRDHLATINRNFLQQKQNAMRTREALLWELEEKQLHERHQLSKRHVKELCFMQRHQMIIRHEKELDQVKRMLQRKEEDMVKKQTMEKRALPKRIRAERKARDLMFRESLRISTNLDPEIERDRLKKFQEQEKKRYMQEERRFEVKHQKQLEELRATRESAIKELEQLQNEKRRALVEHEHSKLSEIDERLKGELREWREQLVPRKQELNRQIKLAIDQHEKRFGLVANREEFEDQEVKLPAHLRNIYNERSSRILPRNTFIDPQNMPRSRSSLLMMGGGGNRLSNFRGSAPDLSRSVPSTPIMHKQQRSQMISDQVLEEDEEQMLSEQMKRASVATLPAQNQLRLITQLPANELVKVVTSTPPLNSAEDVNSKPAMSTFRGSTPPKTPDDLGLVTNRFSRLDTKAAAEASGVELRIHEGPVLTAHTQRLLHTTSFAIKRPSLASRSSGRSSLSSAQSMYNINELSTRFTSDADLIFDSGRKAAALLDEVQPQLRSSVKPGHSRANGSVASADSAASSEDIYYDLYAAQYRLPRQLQQRLQQEVSPLIYPQCASQPFDMTQGPATGARRLEETFAQQLDEMETLYGGALIVSMPSDTLQRDHFTGSTRSSLSSYSEG; this is encoded by the exons ATGTCGTTTATCACCAACCTGAAGAAGGTCTTCCACCTCGGCGGGGGTGAGGCCAAGAAGAAGCGCCTGTACAACAACATCAAGATGGACACGGATCCGGCGGAGTTCTGGGAAATGGTCGGCGAACTCGGCGACGGAGCCTTCGGCAAGGTGTACAAGGCGCAgcacaaggagcagaagcGCTTTGCTGCCGCTAAAATGTGCCAGCTGGAGGACGAGGAGAACCTTAGCGATCACATGGTCGAGATCGACATTCTGTCGGAGATCAAGCACCCAAATATAGTGGAGTTGTATGAGGCCTTTTCCATCGATGATAAGCTGTGG ATGCTCATCGAGTACTGCGACGGAGGGGCCCTGGATAGCATTATGGTGGAGCTGGAAAAGCCCCTGACTGAGCCGCAGATTGCCTATGTTTGCAAGCACATGACCGAGGGTCTCACCTTCCTGCATCGCAACAAAGTCATCCATCGTGATTTGAAGGCAGGAAACGTGCTTCTCACAATGGAAGGTGGCGTTAAGTTGG CGGACTTTGGCGTTTCGGCCAAAAACAAGCACACCATGCAGAAGCACGACACCTTCATTGGCACTCCCTACTGGATGGCGCCGGAGCTGGTGCTTTGCGAAACGTTCCGGGACAACCCGTACGATCACAAAGTGGACATCTGGTCACTGGGCATCACGCTAATCGAGCTGGCGCAGATGGAGCCGCCGAACAGCGAGATGTCGCCCATGCGAGTACTCCTGAAAATTCAAAAGAGCGAGCCGCCCAAGCTGGAGCAGCCTTCTCGATGGAGCAAGGAGTTTAACGACTTCCTGAAGAAGTCCTTAGTCAAG GATCCTCAGGTGAGGCCCACGACGGATGTGCTGATGCAGCACGCTTTCATCAACAGAAATCTGGATGCCAAGCCTATCAAGGATCTGCTGCTTGAGTACAAGGCCGAGGTCGTGGAAGAGGTGGTGGATGATGAGACCGAG GAACCCCGCAACTCGGCGCTCCAGCTCGACCTGGACGATGACTCTGCTTCGCTGCAGAGCCAAGACATTGACAAAC TTCCAGGTACACCTACATCCATTTTGCGGGATGCCAAAGAGCAGTCCCAACCAAGTAGCAGTTTACCAATcgcagcagcggcaactgcagcagcagcagctacaaCCACAACTAAAGCAACCACTCCGGACAGACCAAACCACACAAAGGATGACAATGCTGAAGCGGCAGCCCAGCAGCCGCCGCATACCAAAGTGCCTGCTCCAGCGCCGCCGTCGTCCCAACAAACGCCACCACCGCAAGTTCAGCAGCCACCTACACCACCAGCCCAACCCACAGCGGCTGTGCTGCAAAAGAAACCCGAAGATGTGGCAGCTGTTGCAGAAACATCTGAGAAAACCGAATCCGACAAGAAG CACTTTGTCAAAAAGGGCAAGGCCCCGCCCCCGCCGTCCCCATTGGGTCTTGCAAATGCCAAGCCGGCTGCCAGCGACTCCCAGACGTCTCCCAAAAAACTGGCCACTCCCGAGCCCACTTCTCCAGTCACCACGGCTATTGAGGTGGCCATTGGCCAAGAGGCGATGGAGCCGAAACCGCAGCCGCCATCGCCCACAGCCTCCTCCATTGTGTCTGTGCAATCGGTGGCCTCTTCCAGCTCCTCGGGCAGAGTTTCAAATGCTGTTCTCAGCTCGAGCACTTCCCTTATTACCATTAACAGCGATCCACCCACACCGCATCATCACCAACCGCTGCCACCTCAACCGCAGCACTTGGTTTTGCCAAACAGCTTGGAGTCGGTGAGTCAGATAACAGTTGTGACCAGCACCCATCCGCCGGTGATCATCGACAACTCGGTGGTGCCACCGCAAAACGAGGTGATCATCGTTTCCAATGATATGAATAAGAGCACTCACCTGCATGAATCCTCGACGGACGATGATTTTCCATCGCTGGACGACAGTTTGGGTGATGCCACCACGCCGCCCCACAAGCAATCCTCAATGATATTGGCTGTTAATGAGCCAGCAGGTGTGGTTCCCGCTCCTCCGTCGCAACCGCAAACGTCTTCCACTGTTCACGCACGCAAACTGGATGAAAGTGAGGTGTTAATAGTCAGTCCGTCCTACGCGGATGATGACTCGGCCTATAACACGGCGTCTGGCAGTCATAGCCACGATCACAGTGACCATCTGATGGACACGAGCCACGTCTCCGTGGTCACCGTGGGAGATGAGGGGGTTAAGGTGAAGGACAGCAGCAATGAGCTGGGCAAGCGCCAGCCCAATGGAGTTGGCATTGTGCCGGAAGACGTAAACATCATTGTAAACCGATTCAAGCAGGAGAAGCGGTCGCCGGACAGCTCGCTGAGCGAGAATGGCTCGGTGCGCGGACGGCGTGGTATTGAGGTGCTGGTTGGCGGCAGCGGAGGATCCGACGTGGACAGCATTGGCACAAACACTAGTCAGGAAAGCCGGCACGAAACGGATCACAACAACAAGCAGCAGTATCCAGCGGCCGCACTGATGCCTCCACCACCTCCCTCGTTGACGAATAACCACAATCACGAGACCATTGATGAGGAAGAGGAGGTGGTGATCCGACCCAAGGCTAGGGTTCCGGCCGTAGTTAAGTCTGCAAACGCTCAAGGTCTCACCAAGGAAGAGATTGAGCTGCGCAACCTGCGCAAGAAGACACGGAAGCGCACCCGCAAATTCGAGATCGATGGCGTGCAAATGACCACCACCACAAGCCGAGTAATCTACGGGGACGATGAGAACGGACGAATCTACGATGATCACGACTTCCGTAAGCAGGAGCTGCGTGAACTAAAGCTGCTGCAGAAGCAGGAGAAGAAACAGCAGACAGAACTGCACTTAAAGGAGCAGCAGGCCAAGGAACAGCAGGATCGTCGCTTTGAGCAGGAGCGCTCCTCGCTGGAAAAGACCTACGAGGCGGACATGGATATGTTGGCGCGTCAGCACAAGCAGCTGGTGGAAAAGACAGAGCAGACGCAGGAGAACGAGCTGCGCTCCTCATCTAAACGCATTCGCTCCGAGCAGGAGCAAGAGTTGAAGATCTTCCGAGAGAATCTCAAGCAGGAGATCCGACTGCTCAAGCAGGAAGTTGACCTGTTTCCGAAGGACAAGCGCAAGGATGAGTTCAAGCAGCGGCGTTCAGCCATGGAATTGGACCACGAAGAGAAGGAACGCGCCTTCCTGGATTCCTTAAAGGAGAGGCATGAGCTCCTACTAAGGCGATTAAGCGAGAAGCATCGAGACCACCTGGCCACTATCAACCGCAACTTCTTGCAGCAGAAACAGAATGCCATGAGGACGCGGGAGGCCCTTCTCTGGGAACTAGAGGAGAAGCAGCTTCACGAACGGCATCAGTTGTCCAAGCGGCATGTAAAGGAACTATGCTTCATGCAGCGACATCAGATGATAATCCGGCACGAGAAGGAGCTGGACCAGGTGAAGCGCATGTTGCAGCGTAAGGAGGAGGACATGGTCAAGAAGCAGACAATGGAAAAGCGGGCTCTGCCGAAGCGCATCCGTGCAGAGCGCAAAGCGCGAGATCTTATGTTCCGTGAATCCCTGCGAATTTCCACGAACCTAGATCCTGAAATCGAACGCGATCGCTTGAAGAAG TTCCAGGAGCAAGAGAAGAAGCGGTATATGCAGGAGGAGCGACGCTTCGAAGTCAAGCATCAGAAGCAATTGGAAGAGCTACGCGCTACTCGCGAAAGCGCCATAAA AGAGCTGGAGCAACTTCAGAACGAAAAGCGAAGGGCTCTGGTGGAGCACGAACACTCCAAGCTTTCCGAGATCGATGAGCGACTGAAGGGGGAGCTGCGCGAGTGGCGCGAACAGTTGGTGCCCCGTAAACAG GAACTGAACCGTCAGATCAAGCTGGCCATTGATCAGCACGAAAAGCGATTCGGCCTTGTGGCCAACCGCGAGGAGTTCGAGGATCAGGAGGTCAAGCTGCCCGCCCACCTGCGCAACATCTACAACGAGCGATCCTCACGCATTCTGCCCCGCAACACCTTTATCGACCCTCAAAACATGCCGCGCTCTCGCTCCTCGCTCCTAATGATGGGAGGTGGTGGCAACCGTCTGTCCAACTTCCGCGGATCAGCTCCAGATCTTAGCCGCAGTGTGCCCAGCACTCCCATTATGCACAAACAACAGAGATCGCAGATGATAAGCGATCAGGTGCTAGAAGAGGACGAGGAGCAGATGCTGAGCGAGCAGATGAAGCGGGCCAGCGTCGCCACGCTTCCGGCGCAAAACCAACTTCGTCTTATAACTCAGCTTCCGGCAAACGAGCTCGTGAAGGTGGTGACCTCCACTCCACCACTGAACAGCGCGGAGGATGTGAACTCCAAGCCAGCCATGAGCACATTCAGAGGCAGTACGCCGCCCAAAACACCAGATGATCTGGGCTTGGTCACCAATCGATTCAGCCGCCTTGACACCAAGGCTGCGGCGGAGGCCAGCGGCGTGGAGCTGCGCATTCACGAGGGGCCAGTGCTAACTGCGCACACTCAGCGGCTGCTGCACACCACCTCCTTTGCTATCAAGCGACCCTCGCTGGCCAGCCGGAGCAGCGGTAGATCCTCCCTGAGCAGTGCGCAGTCGATGTACAACATAAACGAGCTGTCCACGCGGTTCACCAGTGATGCGGACCTGATATTTGACTCCGGACGCAAGGCAGCCGCCCTGCTAGACGAAGTGCAGCCGCAGCTACGGTCCTCCGTTAAGCCAGGACACAGTCGTGCCAACGGAAGCGTCGCCTCGGCCGACTCCGCCGCCTCTTCCGAGGATATCTACTACGACCTGTATGCGGCGCAGTACAGACTGCCGAGA CAACTACAGCAACGGCTGCAACAAGAGGTTAGTCCTTTGATCTATCCCCAGTGCGCTTCCCAGCCATTCGATATGACCCAGGGCCCTGCAACTGGAGCTCGC CGCCTCGAGGAGACCTTCGCCCAGCAGCTGGACGAGATGGAGACCCTGTACGGAGGCGCCCTGATTGTGTCCATGCCCTCGGACACGCTGCAGCGAGATCACTTCACCGGCTCGACGCGCAGCAGCCTCAGCTCGTATTCCGAGGGCTGA
- the LOC117135412 gene encoding serine/threonine-protein kinase 10 isoform X1: protein MSFITNLKKVFHLGGGEAKKKRLYNNIKMDTDPAEFWEMVGELGDGAFGKVYKAQHKEQKRFAAAKMCQLEDEENLSDHMVEIDILSEIKHPNIVELYEAFSIDDKLWMLIEYCDGGALDSIMVELEKPLTEPQIAYVCKHMTEGLTFLHRNKVIHRDLKAGNVLLTMEGGVKLADFGVSAKNKHTMQKHDTFIGTPYWMAPELVLCETFRDNPYDHKVDIWSLGITLIELAQMEPPNSEMSPMRVLLKIQKSEPPKLEQPSRWSKEFNDFLKKSLVKDPQVRPTTDVLMQHAFINRNLDAKPIKDLLLEYKAEVVEEVVDDETEEPRNSALQLDLDDDSASLQSQDIDKLPGTPTSILRDAKEQSQPSSSLPIAAAATAAAAATTTTKATTPDRPNHTKDDNAEAAAQQPPHTKVPAPAPPSSQQTPPPQVQQPPTPPAQPTAAVLQKKPEDVAAVAETSEKTESDKKHFVKKGKAPPPPSPLGLANAKPAASDSQTSPKKLATPEPTSPVTTAIEVAIGQEAMEPKPQPPSPTASSIVSVQSVASSSSSGRVSNAVLSSSTSLITINSDPPTPHHHQPLPPQPQHLVLPNSLESVSQITVVTSTHPPVIIDNSVVPPQNEVIIVSNDMNKSTHLHESSTDDDFPSLDDSLGDATTPPHKQSSMILAVNEPAGVVPAPPSQPQTSSTVHARKLDESEVLIVSPSYADDDSAYNTASGSHSHDHSDHLMDTSHVSVVTVGDEGVKVKDSSNELGKRQPNGVGIVPEDVNIIVNRFKQEKRSPDSSLSENGSVRGRRGIEVLVGGSGGSDVDSIGTNTSQESRHETDHNNKQQYPAAALMPPPPPSLTNNHNHETIDEEEEVVIRPKARVPAVVKSANAQGLTKEEIELRNLRKKTRKRTRKFEIDGVQMTTTTSRVIYGDDENGRIYDDHDFRKQELRELKLLQKQEKKQQTELHLKEQQAKEQQDRRFEQERSSLEKTYEADMDMLARQHKQLVEKTEQTQENELRSSSKRIRSEQEQELKIFRENLKQEIRLLKQEVDLFPKDKRKDEFKQRRSAMELDHEEKERAFLDSLKERHELLLRRLSEKHRDHLATINRNFLQQKQNAMRTREALLWELEEKQLHERHQLSKRHVKELCFMQRHQMIIRHEKELDQVKRMLQRKEEDMVKKQTMEKRALPKRIRAERKARDLMFRESLRISTNLDPEIERDRLKKFQEQEKKRYMQEERRFEVKHQKQLEELRATRESAIKELEQLQNEKRRALVEHEHSKLSEIDERLKGELREWREQLVPRKQQLQQRLQQERLEETFAQQLDEMETLYGGALIVSMPSDTLQRDHFTGSTRSSLSSYSEG from the exons ATGTCGTTTATCACCAACCTGAAGAAGGTCTTCCACCTCGGCGGGGGTGAGGCCAAGAAGAAGCGCCTGTACAACAACATCAAGATGGACACGGATCCGGCGGAGTTCTGGGAAATGGTCGGCGAACTCGGCGACGGAGCCTTCGGCAAGGTGTACAAGGCGCAgcacaaggagcagaagcGCTTTGCTGCCGCTAAAATGTGCCAGCTGGAGGACGAGGAGAACCTTAGCGATCACATGGTCGAGATCGACATTCTGTCGGAGATCAAGCACCCAAATATAGTGGAGTTGTATGAGGCCTTTTCCATCGATGATAAGCTGTGG ATGCTCATCGAGTACTGCGACGGAGGGGCCCTGGATAGCATTATGGTGGAGCTGGAAAAGCCCCTGACTGAGCCGCAGATTGCCTATGTTTGCAAGCACATGACCGAGGGTCTCACCTTCCTGCATCGCAACAAAGTCATCCATCGTGATTTGAAGGCAGGAAACGTGCTTCTCACAATGGAAGGTGGCGTTAAGTTGG CGGACTTTGGCGTTTCGGCCAAAAACAAGCACACCATGCAGAAGCACGACACCTTCATTGGCACTCCCTACTGGATGGCGCCGGAGCTGGTGCTTTGCGAAACGTTCCGGGACAACCCGTACGATCACAAAGTGGACATCTGGTCACTGGGCATCACGCTAATCGAGCTGGCGCAGATGGAGCCGCCGAACAGCGAGATGTCGCCCATGCGAGTACTCCTGAAAATTCAAAAGAGCGAGCCGCCCAAGCTGGAGCAGCCTTCTCGATGGAGCAAGGAGTTTAACGACTTCCTGAAGAAGTCCTTAGTCAAG GATCCTCAGGTGAGGCCCACGACGGATGTGCTGATGCAGCACGCTTTCATCAACAGAAATCTGGATGCCAAGCCTATCAAGGATCTGCTGCTTGAGTACAAGGCCGAGGTCGTGGAAGAGGTGGTGGATGATGAGACCGAG GAACCCCGCAACTCGGCGCTCCAGCTCGACCTGGACGATGACTCTGCTTCGCTGCAGAGCCAAGACATTGACAAAC TTCCAGGTACACCTACATCCATTTTGCGGGATGCCAAAGAGCAGTCCCAACCAAGTAGCAGTTTACCAATcgcagcagcggcaactgcagcagcagcagctacaaCCACAACTAAAGCAACCACTCCGGACAGACCAAACCACACAAAGGATGACAATGCTGAAGCGGCAGCCCAGCAGCCGCCGCATACCAAAGTGCCTGCTCCAGCGCCGCCGTCGTCCCAACAAACGCCACCACCGCAAGTTCAGCAGCCACCTACACCACCAGCCCAACCCACAGCGGCTGTGCTGCAAAAGAAACCCGAAGATGTGGCAGCTGTTGCAGAAACATCTGAGAAAACCGAATCCGACAAGAAG CACTTTGTCAAAAAGGGCAAGGCCCCGCCCCCGCCGTCCCCATTGGGTCTTGCAAATGCCAAGCCGGCTGCCAGCGACTCCCAGACGTCTCCCAAAAAACTGGCCACTCCCGAGCCCACTTCTCCAGTCACCACGGCTATTGAGGTGGCCATTGGCCAAGAGGCGATGGAGCCGAAACCGCAGCCGCCATCGCCCACAGCCTCCTCCATTGTGTCTGTGCAATCGGTGGCCTCTTCCAGCTCCTCGGGCAGAGTTTCAAATGCTGTTCTCAGCTCGAGCACTTCCCTTATTACCATTAACAGCGATCCACCCACACCGCATCATCACCAACCGCTGCCACCTCAACCGCAGCACTTGGTTTTGCCAAACAGCTTGGAGTCGGTGAGTCAGATAACAGTTGTGACCAGCACCCATCCGCCGGTGATCATCGACAACTCGGTGGTGCCACCGCAAAACGAGGTGATCATCGTTTCCAATGATATGAATAAGAGCACTCACCTGCATGAATCCTCGACGGACGATGATTTTCCATCGCTGGACGACAGTTTGGGTGATGCCACCACGCCGCCCCACAAGCAATCCTCAATGATATTGGCTGTTAATGAGCCAGCAGGTGTGGTTCCCGCTCCTCCGTCGCAACCGCAAACGTCTTCCACTGTTCACGCACGCAAACTGGATGAAAGTGAGGTGTTAATAGTCAGTCCGTCCTACGCGGATGATGACTCGGCCTATAACACGGCGTCTGGCAGTCATAGCCACGATCACAGTGACCATCTGATGGACACGAGCCACGTCTCCGTGGTCACCGTGGGAGATGAGGGGGTTAAGGTGAAGGACAGCAGCAATGAGCTGGGCAAGCGCCAGCCCAATGGAGTTGGCATTGTGCCGGAAGACGTAAACATCATTGTAAACCGATTCAAGCAGGAGAAGCGGTCGCCGGACAGCTCGCTGAGCGAGAATGGCTCGGTGCGCGGACGGCGTGGTATTGAGGTGCTGGTTGGCGGCAGCGGAGGATCCGACGTGGACAGCATTGGCACAAACACTAGTCAGGAAAGCCGGCACGAAACGGATCACAACAACAAGCAGCAGTATCCAGCGGCCGCACTGATGCCTCCACCACCTCCCTCGTTGACGAATAACCACAATCACGAGACCATTGATGAGGAAGAGGAGGTGGTGATCCGACCCAAGGCTAGGGTTCCGGCCGTAGTTAAGTCTGCAAACGCTCAAGGTCTCACCAAGGAAGAGATTGAGCTGCGCAACCTGCGCAAGAAGACACGGAAGCGCACCCGCAAATTCGAGATCGATGGCGTGCAAATGACCACCACCACAAGCCGAGTAATCTACGGGGACGATGAGAACGGACGAATCTACGATGATCACGACTTCCGTAAGCAGGAGCTGCGTGAACTAAAGCTGCTGCAGAAGCAGGAGAAGAAACAGCAGACAGAACTGCACTTAAAGGAGCAGCAGGCCAAGGAACAGCAGGATCGTCGCTTTGAGCAGGAGCGCTCCTCGCTGGAAAAGACCTACGAGGCGGACATGGATATGTTGGCGCGTCAGCACAAGCAGCTGGTGGAAAAGACAGAGCAGACGCAGGAGAACGAGCTGCGCTCCTCATCTAAACGCATTCGCTCCGAGCAGGAGCAAGAGTTGAAGATCTTCCGAGAGAATCTCAAGCAGGAGATCCGACTGCTCAAGCAGGAAGTTGACCTGTTTCCGAAGGACAAGCGCAAGGATGAGTTCAAGCAGCGGCGTTCAGCCATGGAATTGGACCACGAAGAGAAGGAACGCGCCTTCCTGGATTCCTTAAAGGAGAGGCATGAGCTCCTACTAAGGCGATTAAGCGAGAAGCATCGAGACCACCTGGCCACTATCAACCGCAACTTCTTGCAGCAGAAACAGAATGCCATGAGGACGCGGGAGGCCCTTCTCTGGGAACTAGAGGAGAAGCAGCTTCACGAACGGCATCAGTTGTCCAAGCGGCATGTAAAGGAACTATGCTTCATGCAGCGACATCAGATGATAATCCGGCACGAGAAGGAGCTGGACCAGGTGAAGCGCATGTTGCAGCGTAAGGAGGAGGACATGGTCAAGAAGCAGACAATGGAAAAGCGGGCTCTGCCGAAGCGCATCCGTGCAGAGCGCAAAGCGCGAGATCTTATGTTCCGTGAATCCCTGCGAATTTCCACGAACCTAGATCCTGAAATCGAACGCGATCGCTTGAAGAAG TTCCAGGAGCAAGAGAAGAAGCGGTATATGCAGGAGGAGCGACGCTTCGAAGTCAAGCATCAGAAGCAATTGGAAGAGCTACGCGCTACTCGCGAAAGCGCCATAAA AGAGCTGGAGCAACTTCAGAACGAAAAGCGAAGGGCTCTGGTGGAGCACGAACACTCCAAGCTTTCCGAGATCGATGAGCGACTGAAGGGGGAGCTGCGCGAGTGGCGCGAACAGTTGGTGCCCCGTAAACAG CAACTACAGCAACGGCTGCAACAAGAG CGCCTCGAGGAGACCTTCGCCCAGCAGCTGGACGAGATGGAGACCCTGTACGGAGGCGCCCTGATTGTGTCCATGCCCTCGGACACGCTGCAGCGAGATCACTTCACCGGCTCGACGCGCAGCAGCCTCAGCTCGTATTCCGAGGGCTGA